A single genomic interval of Cucumis sativus cultivar 9930 chromosome 5, Cucumber_9930_V3, whole genome shotgun sequence harbors:
- the LOC105435704 gene encoding uncharacterized protein LOC105435704 translates to MYVTRPLSLYRDSSSGSGSDSGLPSGPNTGVLVIEDEGSERRWFFGLLKAKSVKVPPFPQNKLMKLWYSKGIHSDTDDFEAMLIPVLNQPSNSNQYYVISSDVIEKGLACTSSKECDVKNSCCFTYIFDISPQIFDPRNVYQQFHITNRYTFFGRPGGFVSKSTAIDGIPPDFLRHYGWQARTRTLKNFNPTPALGVDDALRTRLPELDLGNPVEVGKWYCPFIFIRDGEVGVQMRKSPYYEMTLQQNWEEIFGCYNDSGGGGVMVDVCVRREAVLVGGALLAAERVVVSDGIMWFGPWPSEVGLSMAIVERVKWEEERVGFVWGRNHEEEIERVLRREEFEGEGVWKRVRCYVLVERFVLKRMDATLVLTWEFRHTHQIRTKWENEN, encoded by the exons ATGTATGTGACCAGACCTCTTTCTCTATACAGAGACTCTTCTTCAGGTTCGGGTTCGGATTCGGGATTGCCTTCGGGTCCGAATACTGGGGTTTTGGTAATCGAAGATGAAGGTTCGGAAAGGAGATGGTTTTTTGGATTGCTTAAGGCTAAGTCTGTGAAGGTACCGCCATTCCCACAGAACAAGTTAATGAAGCTTTGGTATTCAAAAGGCATTCATAGCGATACTGATGACTTTGAGGCAATGCTAATTCCAGTTCTCAATCAGCCTTCCAATTCTAATCAATATTATGTCATCAGTTCCGATGTCATAGAAAAAGG GCTAGCATGTACAAGTTCAAAGGAATGCGACGTGAAGAACTCTTGTTGCTTCACTTATATTTTCGATATATCACCTCAAATCTTTGACCCAAGAAATGTCTATCAACAATTCCACATTACCAATAGATATACGTTCTTTGGGAGACCAGGTGGTTTTGTGTCTAAGTCAACAGCTATTGATGGGATTCCTCCAGATTTTCTAAGGCACTATGGTTGGCAAGCTCGTACCAGAACTCTTAAAAACTTCAATCCCACACCAGCACTCGGTGTCGACGATGCGTTACGAACCCGACTCCCTGAGCTCGACTTGGGCAACCCAGTGGAGGTGGGGAAATGGTATTgtccttttattttcattcgAGATGGAGAGGTTGGTGTTCAAATGAGGAAGTCCCCATACTACGAAATGACCCTCCAACAAAATTGGGAAGAGATATTTGGATGCTATAATGAcagtggtggtggtggtgtgATGGTGGATGTTTGTGTTAGGAGGGAGGCGGTATTAGTTGGAGGTGCGCTGTTGGCGGCAGAGAGAGTGGTGGTTTCCGATGGGATTATGTGGTTCGGTCCATGGCCGTCTGAGGTGGGGTTGAGTATGGCGATTGTGGAGAGGGTGAAATGGGAGGAGGAGAGAGTTGGGTTTGTATGGGGGAGAAATCATGAGGAGGAAATAGAGAGAGttttgagaagagaagagtTTGAAGGAGAGGGAGTGTGGAAGAGAGTTAGATGTTATGTTTTAGTTGAAAGGTTTGTGCTTAAGAGAATGGATGCAACTTTGGTTCTTACTTGGGAATTTAGGCACACTCATCAAATTAGAACCAAATGGgagaatgaaaattag
- the LOC105435580 gene encoding uncharacterized protein LOC105435580 codes for MCTCSSIKSIKAQGLIYTIENNIMYVTRPLSLYRSDQCSASASASVLVEGPNTGVLVIEDEGSERRWFFGLVKDESVEEPPFPQNKLLELRYKKTAARQRHRRHPYTDYFYVMLIPVLNQPPNSNQYYVIDSRGKSKGLACTSSKEDDMISCCCFNLIDDIKPQLFDPTNPYQQFQINSKYSFFQSSSNGFISNSMAPDGVPPYFLRHQGWTAETRNLDQKFDAAPALGIDAALRARLPELDCTAVDPVVVGKWYCPFIFIREGDVGVQMRDSTYYEMTLQQNWEEIFGCYNNNDRGHRVTVDVCVRSEAVLVGEALLAAEGVVVSDGIMWFSPSSTWEVGLSMAIVERVKWEEERVGFVWGRNDHEEQIEIRTVRREEFEGKGTIWRRFRCYVLVEKFVLKRMNGTLVLTWEFRHTHQIRTKWE; via the exons atGTGTACATGTTCATctataaaatcaattaaagcACAAGGTTTAATTTATACTATAGAGAATAACATAATGTATGTGACAAGGCCTCTTTCTCTATACAGATCAGATCAGTGTTCGGCTTCAGCTTCGGCCTCCGTCTTGGTGGAGGGTCCGAATACAGGTGTTTTAGTGATAGAAGATGAAGGTTCGGAGAGGAGATGGTTTTTTGGATTGGTTAAGGATGAAAGCGTGGAGGAACCACCGTTCCCTCAAAACAAGCTACTGGAGCTACGATATAAGAAAACTGCGGCGAGGCAGCGCCACCGTCGTCATCCATACACTGATTACTTTTACGTAATGCTAATTCCAGTTTTGAATCAACCTCCCAATTCTAACCAATATTATGTCATTGATTCCCGTGGCAAATCTAAAGg GCTAGCATGCACCAGTTCAAAGGAAGATGACATGATCAGCTGTTGTTGCTTCAACTTGATTGACGATATAAAACCACAACTTTTCGACCCAACAAATCCCTATCAACAATTCCaaattaattctaaatattCATTCTTTCAAAGTTCTTCCAATGGTTTTATCTCTAACTCAATGGCTCCCGATGGGGTTCCTCCATATTTCTTGAGACATCAAGGTTGGACAGCTGAAACCAGAAATCTTGATCAGAAGTTTGACGCCGCGCCAGCTCTCGGCATCGACGCTGCACTACGGGCTCGCCTTCCTGAGCTCGACTGTACTGCGGTCGACCCAGTGGTGGTGGGGAAATGGTACTgccctttcattttcattcgtGAAGGAGATGTTGGTGTCCAAATGAGAGACTCTACGTACTATGAAATGACTCTCCAACAGAACTGGGAAGAGATATTTGGATGCTACAATAATAACGATCGTGGTCATCGTGTGACGGTAGATGTTTGTGTAAGAAGTGAGGCGGTTTTAGTTGGAGAGGCGTTGTTGGCGGCAGAGGGGGTGGTGGTTTCCGATGGGATTATGTGGTTCAGTCCGTCGTCAACGTGGGAGGTGGGGCTGAGTATGGCGATTGTGGAGAGGGTGAAATGGGAGGAGGAGAGAGTTGGGTTTGTATGGGGGAGAAATGATCATGAGGAGCAAATAGAGATCAGAACTGTGAGAAGAGAAGAGTTTGAAGGAAAGGGAACAATATGGAGAAGATTTAGGTGTTACGTTTTGGTTGAAAAGTTTGTGCTTAAGAGAATGAATGGAACTTTGGTTCTTACTTGGGAATTCAGACACACTCATCAAATTAGAACCAAATGggaatga
- the LOC101216291 gene encoding uncharacterized protein LOC101216291, translating into MYVTRPLSLYRDSPSVSMPPPEGPNSGILVIQDQEENAELRSSRWCGLFKKKESVKTAPFPQNKILQLTHSAEAGEFEYSESVYAVMIPVLNQPLSSNQYYIINARGNRKGLACTSSKADETSSSKCCYTVPDPPPQLFDPKNQYQQFQISDYVYCGGASGFICNSVAQDGVSPLRLSRNGWRAYIHPLNDFHEPTPAHGLNAQLRARLPDLNFSLPCKSSDPVAVGKWYSPFIFIRDGNQAVGSQMTNSPYYEITLHQNWVEIFGCENNGVAVGNVDVFVEREVVSGESGASSSKNVVDGIVWFEPLKVGLSLVVVERMKWEEDRGGFKWVQEGEEKKVRVVKERLKLKEMGKKWTRFGCYVLVERFVVKRMDGSLVLTWEFRHTHQVTTKWE; encoded by the exons atgtaCGTGACAAGGCCTCTTTCCCTGTACAGAGACTCTCCGTCGGTTTCGATGCCGCCACCGGAGGGTCCGAATTCTGGGATTTTGGTGATCCAAGATCAAGAAGAAAATGCAGAATTGAGAAGCAGCAGGTGGTGTGGACTGTTTAAGAAGAAGGAATCAGTGAAAACGGCGCCTTTCCCTCAGAACAAGATACTGCAGCTTACACATTCGGCAGAAGCAGGGGAATTTGAGTATTCAGAATCGGTTTACGCGGTGATGATTCCAGTTCTGAATCAGCCCCTCTCTTCCAATCAATATTACATCATCAACGCTCGCGGCAATCGAAAAGG GCTAGCATGCACAAGCTCGAAGGCAGACGAGACAAGCAGCAGCAAGTGCTGCTACACCGTCCCTGATCCACCACCACAACTATTTGATCCAAAAAACCAATACCAACAATTCCAAATCAGCGATTACGTGTACTGTGGAGGAGCCTCTGGTTTCATATGCAACTCCGTGGCTCAAGACGGGGTTTCTCCACTACGTCTAAGCCGCAATGGGTGGCGAGCTTATATCCATCCTCTCAACGACTTCCACGAGCCCACCCCAGCTCACGGCCTCAACGCCCAACTCCGAGCCCGCCTCCCAGACCTCAACTTCTCGCTCCCTTGCAAATCCTCTGACCCAGTAGCTGTAGGAAAGTGGTACAGcccattcattttcattcGCGATGGAAATCAAGCCGTTGGATCTCAAATGACGAACTCGCCGTATTATGAAATTACCCTCCATCAGAATTGGGTTGAGATATTTGGATGTGAGAATAATGGCGTAGCTGTTGGTAATGTGGATGTTTTTGTGGAAAGGGAAGTTGTTTCGGGTGAGTCCGGGGCGTCGTCGAGCAAAAACGTTGTTGATGGAATTGTGTGGTTTGAGCCATTGAAGGTTGGGTTGAGCTTGGTGGTTGTGGAGAGGATGAAATGGGAAGAGGATAGAGGGGGGTTTAAATGGGTGCAAGAAGGGGAGGAAAAGAAAGTGAGGGTGGTGAAAGAGAGGTTGAAGTTGAAGGAAATGGGTAAAAAGTGGACAAGATTTGGATGTTATGTGTTGGTGGAAAGGTTTGTGGTTAAGAGAATGGATGGAAGCTTGGTTCTTACTTGGGAATTTAGGCATACTCATCAAGTTACAACCAAATGGGAATGA
- the LOC101216542 gene encoding uncharacterized protein LOC101216542 gives MYVTRPLSLYRDSSVSASASEEGPNTGVLVMEDEGLEKRWFCGKVLPFPQNKILELCYVRGRSANSHCFEAMVIPVINQLPSNTISSILIPIALLGISFLFLLLYSEILTILLNFNFSLKSFVVFNNASFSFNYRLIYTSSKEEDMCSCCCDNIIQDIRPQLFDPRNVYQQFQINYFTESLHNFKAKSMAPDGVPPYLLRQVWRARTKTLKNFKATPALGVNAALRACFPNLDSAANPVVVGKWYCPFIFIREGEVGAQMRDSAYYEMTLQQNWEEIHGCYNDDDNNYDNNGHVAVDVSVRRETVLVGGVSMATKRVAVSDGVMWFGATLELGLSMAIVERMKWEEERVGFVWGKSNEDGEIERVVRREEFKGKGMWKRFRCYVLVERFVLERMNGTLVLTWEFRQTHRIRTKWE, from the exons ATGTATGTAACAAGGCCTCTTTCTCTATACAGAGACTCTTCGGTTTCGGCCTCGGCTTCGGAAGAAGGTCCAAACACAGGGGTTTTAGTAATGGAAGATGAAGGTTTGGAAAAGAGATGGTTTTGTGGGAAGGTGCTGCCGTTCCCTCAGAACAAGATATTGGAGCTTTGCTATGTGAGGGGCCGCTCTGCGAATAGTCATTGCTTTGAGGCAATGGTGATTCCAGTTATAAATCAGCTGCCTTCCAATACTATATCATCCATTCTCATTCCTATCGCACTGCTGGGTATTTCATTTCTGTTTTTGCTTCTTTATTCTGAAATTCTaactattcttttaaatttcaattttagtttgaaaagttttgttgTCTTTAAC AATGCATCATTCTCTTTTAACTACAGGCTAATATATACGAGTTCAAAGGAAGAGGACATGTGCAGCTGTTGTTGCGACAACATTATTCAAGATATACGACCACAACTCTTCGACCCAAGAAACGTTTATCAACaattccaaattaattattttactgaAAGTCTCCATAATTTTAAGGCTAAGTCAATGGCTCCCGATGGGGTTCCTCCATATTTGCTGAGACAGGTTTGGAGAGCTCGTACCAAGACTCTTAAAAACTTCAAGGCCACACCAGCACTAGGCGTCAACGCTGCTCTACGAGCTTGCTTCCCGAACCTCGACTCTGCAGCCAACCCAGTGGTGGTGGGGAAATGGTACTgtcctttcattttcattcgtGAAGGAGAGGTTGGTGCCCAAATGAGGGACTCGGCATACTATGAAATGACTCTCCAACAGAACTGGGAAGAGATACATGGATGCTacaatgatgatgataataattatgaCAACAATGGTCACGTGGCAGTGGATGTTTCGGTTAGGAGGGAGACTGTTTTAGTTGGAGGCGTGTCGATGGCGACGAAGAGGGTAGCGGTTTCCGACGGGGTTATGTGGTTTGGTGCGACGTTAGAGTTGGGGTTGAGCATGGCGATTGTGGAGAGGATGAAGTGGGAAGAGGAGAGAGTTGGGTTTGTGTGGGGAAAAAGTAATGAAGATGGGGAGATAGAGAGAGTTGTGAGAAGAGAAGAGTTTAAAGGAAAGGGAATGTGGAAGAGATTTAGGTGTTATGTTTTGGTGGAAAGGTTTGTGCTCGAGAGAATGAATGGAACTTTGGTTCTTACTTGGGAATTCAGACAAACTCATCGAATTAGAACCAAAtgggaatga